The Castor canadensis chromosome X, mCasCan1.hap1v2, whole genome shotgun sequence genome includes a region encoding these proteins:
- the LOC109675250 gene encoding serine/threonine-protein phosphatase 4 regulatory subunit 3B-like isoform X1 produces the protein MASRRHRVKVYVRDEDRKWSEIGIGQVSSRYIGRLHGVCLLVHSESDGLLIMQSKIHPNTCYQKQRGVLILWSEAENDSDGLALSFQDPAGCREIWEYICQVQGKDPSLEITQNVLDTSENNDEMPQSSNLIELPDCELNTLEQIENLFDSVSASPLRQERLALILENEDYVQKLLQLFHTCENQQNTEGLYHLHNIIKAILFLNKSHLLEIMFSDKYIMDVVGCLEYDPALAQPTQHREFLTQNAKFKEVIPITNFELRQKIHQTYRVQYIHDILLPIPSIFEKSLLSTLTTFIFLNKVEIVNMLQVLFFKEICAFSQTLQPECKNALFQTLIQLEIISALKIVMSIDDVQIKLTATEILAYLVEYSPSTIQGFVMEEAQEGEGNEVIINVIIKQMICDTDPELGGDVNMMELLRSLLDPENMLTTPNECESSEFLNIFYKHCMHNLIAPLLSATSEGKGKENDPFETEKNKNSPNNYQTAQLLDLILELLTFCVEHHTHYIKNYILSKDLLRRVLMLMSSKHTILVCSVVRFVRKIIGLKDELYNCYIIKENLFETVVNTFLLNGTRYNMLNSAIIDIFEYIRVENIKPLVAHIVEKFYKAFESIEYVQTFKGLKIKYEEEKEKQNKIRENLHSIISSKIFCKCAKIMKVKKEMCLKGNTKELMPPMENELPDHSDEFIENKGTKESEDTADIPETTSSSDFRFSSCHLAAGGSNRMNSPQRSSMHVLVDYPDDDDEEEEEKEDKASPPKRPHLSS, from the exons ATGGCCAGCAGGCGACACCGCGTCAAAGTCTATGTGAGAGACGAAGACCGGAAGTGGAGCGAAATTGGCATAGGACAAGTTTCATCTAGATACATTGGGCGACTCCACGGAGTGTGTCTACTTGTTCATTCTGAATCAGATGGGTTGTTGATTATGCAGTCCAAGATACATCCAAACACCTGCTATCAGAAACAAAGAGGGGTGTTAATTCTTTGGTCGGAAGCAGAAAATGACAGTGATGGTTTAGCACTAAGCTTCCAGGATCCAGCAGGCTGTCGAGAGATCTGGGAATATATATGTCAAGTCCAAGGTAAAGATCCAAGCTTGGAAATAACACAAAACGTTTTGGATACATCAGAAAACAATGATGAAATGCCACAAAGCAGTAATCTGATTGAGCTGCCTGACTGCGAACTCAATACACTCGAACAAATTGAGAATTTATTTGATTCCGTTTCTGCTTCTCCTCTCCGCCAGGAAAGGCTGGCTCTGATCTTGGAAAATGAGGATTATGTTCAAAAACTACTGCAACTGTTCCATACTTGTGAGAACCAACAGAACACTGAAGGATTATACCATTTGCATAACATTATTAAAGCAATATTATTTCTCAACAAGTCTCATCTACTTGAGATCATGTTTTCTGATAAGTATATCATGGACGTGGTGGGATGTCTTGAATATGATCCTGCTTTGGCTCAACCAACACAGCATAGGGAATTCTTGACCCAAAATGCAAAGTTCAAAGAAGTTATACCAATAACAAACTTTGAACTTAGGCAAAAAATACATCAGACATATAGAGTGCAGTACATTCATGATATTCTCTTACCTATACCATCTATATTTGAAAAGAGTCTTCTTTCCACTCTTACaacattcattttcttaaacAAGGTGGAAATAGTCAATATGTTGCAGG tattatttttcaaGGAAATCTGTGCATTTTCCCAGACTTTACAGCCTGAATGCAAGAATGCACTATTCCAAACATTGATACAACTAGAAATCATTTCTGCTCTTAAAATTGTAATGAGTATAGATGATGTCCAAATAAAGCTAACTGCTACAGAAATACTTGCTTATCTAGTAGAATATAGTCCATCTACCATCCAAGGATTTGTAATGGAAGAAGCCCAGGAGGGTGAAGGTAATGAAGTCATCATTAATGTAATAATCAAACAAATGATCTGTGACACTGATCCTGAGCTTGGAGGTGACGTTAATATGATGGAACTTCTTCGTTCTCTTCTTGATCCAGAAAACATGCTGACAACGCCTAATGAATGTGAAAGTAGTGAATTTCTAAATATCTTCTATAAACATTGCATGCATAACTTGATAGCGCCACTCTTGTCTGCCACTTCAGAAGGAAAAGGTAAAGAGAATGATCCATTtgaaactgagaaaaacaaaaatagcccCAATAATTATCAAACAGCACAGCTGCttgatttaattttagaattactCACATTTTGTGTAGAACATCACAcacattatattaaaaattatattttaagcaaAGACTTGTTAAGAAGAGTCTTGATGTTGATGAGTTCAAAACACACAATCCTGGTCTGTTCTGTGGTCCGCTTTGTGAGAAAGATAATAGGCCTTAAAGATGAactttacaattgttatatcatTAAGGAAAATCTTTTTGAGACAGTTGTAAATACTTTTCTGCTTAATGGAACTCGGTACAATATGTTAAATTCAGCTATTAttgatatatttgaatatataagaGTGGAAAACATCAAACCTCTTGTTGCACATATAGTTGAGAAGTTTTATAAGGCTTTTGAATCTATTGAATATGTTCAGACATTCAAaggattgaaaattaaatatgaagaagagaaagaaaaacaaaacaaaataagggaGAATTTGCACTCTATAATATCTagcaaaatattttgcaaatgtgCCAAAATCATGAAggtgaagaaagaaatgtgtcttaagggaaatacaaaagaattGATGCCACCAATGGAAAATGAGTTGCCAGATCATTCTGAtgaatttatagaaaataaaggaacaaaagaaagtgAAGACACTGCAGATATTCCTGAAACAACATCTTCGAGTGACTTCAGATTTTCTTCATGTCATCTTGCTGCTGGTGGTAGTAATAGAATGAATAGCCCCCAAAGAAGCAGTATGCATGTTTTAGTGGATTAtcctgatgatgatgatgaagaagaagaagaaaaagaagacaaagcatcacCCCCCAAACGACCTCATCTTAGCTCATAA
- the LOC109675250 gene encoding serine/threonine-protein phosphatase 4 regulatory subunit 3B-like isoform X2 — protein sequence MASRRHRVKVYVRDEDRKWSEIGIGQVSSRYIGRLHGVCLLVHSESDGLLIMQSKIHPNTCYQKQRGVLILWSEAENDSDGLALSFQDPAGCREIWEYICQVQGKDPSLEITQNVLDTSENNDEMPQSSNLIELPDCELNTLEQIENLFDSVSASPLRQERLALILENEDYVQKLLQLFHTCENQQNTEGLYHLHNIIKAILFLNKSHLLEIMFSDKYIMDVVGCLEYDPALAQPTQHREFLTQNAKFKEVIPITNFELRQKIHQTYRVQYIHDILLPIPSIFEKSLLSTLTTFIFLNKVEIVNMLQEDEMFMFEVFAQLKDETTDDDKRLELLLFFKEICAFSQTLQPECKNALFQTLIQLEIISALKIVMSIDDVQIKLTATEILAYLVEYSPSTIQGFVMEEAQEGEGNEVIINVIIKQMICDTDPELGGDVNMMELLRSLLDPENMLTTPNECESSEFLNIFYKHCMHNLIAPLLSATSEGKGKENDPFETEKNNLVCSVVRFVRKIIGLKDELYNCYIIKENLFETVVNTFLLNGTRYNMLNSAIIDIFEYIRVENIKPLVAHIVEKFYKAFESIEYVQTFKGLKIKYEEEKEKQNKIRENLHSIISSKIFCKCAKIMKVKKEMCLKGNTKELMPPMENELPDHSDEFIENKGTKESEDTADIPETTSSSDFRFSSCHLAAGGSNRMNSPQRSSMHVLVDYPDDDDEEEEEKEDKASPPKRPHLSS from the exons ATGGCCAGCAGGCGACACCGCGTCAAAGTCTATGTGAGAGACGAAGACCGGAAGTGGAGCGAAATTGGCATAGGACAAGTTTCATCTAGATACATTGGGCGACTCCACGGAGTGTGTCTACTTGTTCATTCTGAATCAGATGGGTTGTTGATTATGCAGTCCAAGATACATCCAAACACCTGCTATCAGAAACAAAGAGGGGTGTTAATTCTTTGGTCGGAAGCAGAAAATGACAGTGATGGTTTAGCACTAAGCTTCCAGGATCCAGCAGGCTGTCGAGAGATCTGGGAATATATATGTCAAGTCCAAGGTAAAGATCCAAGCTTGGAAATAACACAAAACGTTTTGGATACATCAGAAAACAATGATGAAATGCCACAAAGCAGTAATCTGATTGAGCTGCCTGACTGCGAACTCAATACACTCGAACAAATTGAGAATTTATTTGATTCCGTTTCTGCTTCTCCTCTCCGCCAGGAAAGGCTGGCTCTGATCTTGGAAAATGAGGATTATGTTCAAAAACTACTGCAACTGTTCCATACTTGTGAGAACCAACAGAACACTGAAGGATTATACCATTTGCATAACATTATTAAAGCAATATTATTTCTCAACAAGTCTCATCTACTTGAGATCATGTTTTCTGATAAGTATATCATGGACGTGGTGGGATGTCTTGAATATGATCCTGCTTTGGCTCAACCAACACAGCATAGGGAATTCTTGACCCAAAATGCAAAGTTCAAAGAAGTTATACCAATAACAAACTTTGAACTTAGGCAAAAAATACATCAGACATATAGAGTGCAGTACATTCATGATATTCTCTTACCTATACCATCTATATTTGAAAAGAGTCTTCTTTCCACTCTTACaacattcattttcttaaacAAGGTGGAAATAGTCAATATGTTGCAGGAGGATGAGATGTTTATGTTTGAAGTTTTTGCACAATTAAAGGATGAGACTACAGATGATGATAAACGACTTgaattgctattatttttcaaGGAAATCTGTGCATTTTCCCAGACTTTACAGCCTGAATGCAAGAATGCACTATTCCAAACATTGATACAACTAGAAATCATTTCTGCTCTTAAAATTGTAATGAGTATAGATGATGTCCAAATAAAGCTAACTGCTACAGAAATACTTGCTTATCTAGTAGAATATAGTCCATCTACCATCCAAGGATTTGTAATGGAAGAAGCCCAGGAGGGTGAAGGTAATGAAGTCATCATTAATGTAATAATCAAACAAATGATCTGTGACACTGATCCTGAGCTTGGAGGTGACGTTAATATGATGGAACTTCTTCGTTCTCTTCTTGATCCAGAAAACATGCTGACAACGCCTAATGAATGTGAAAGTAGTGAATTTCTAAATATCTTCTATAAACATTGCATGCATAACTTGATAGCGCCACTCTTGTCTGCCACTTCAGAAGGAAAAGGTAAAGAGAATGATCCATTtgaaactgagaaaaacaa CCTGGTCTGTTCTGTGGTCCGCTTTGTGAGAAAGATAATAGGCCTTAAAGATGAactttacaattgttatatcatTAAGGAAAATCTTTTTGAGACAGTTGTAAATACTTTTCTGCTTAATGGAACTCGGTACAATATGTTAAATTCAGCTATTAttgatatatttgaatatataagaGTGGAAAACATCAAACCTCTTGTTGCACATATAGTTGAGAAGTTTTATAAGGCTTTTGAATCTATTGAATATGTTCAGACATTCAAaggattgaaaattaaatatgaagaagagaaagaaaaacaaaacaaaataagggaGAATTTGCACTCTATAATATCTagcaaaatattttgcaaatgtgCCAAAATCATGAAggtgaagaaagaaatgtgtcttaagggaaatacaaaagaattGATGCCACCAATGGAAAATGAGTTGCCAGATCATTCTGAtgaatttatagaaaataaaggaacaaaagaaagtgAAGACACTGCAGATATTCCTGAAACAACATCTTCGAGTGACTTCAGATTTTCTTCATGTCATCTTGCTGCTGGTGGTAGTAATAGAATGAATAGCCCCCAAAGAAGCAGTATGCATGTTTTAGTGGATTAtcctgatgatgatgatgaagaagaagaagaaaaagaagacaaagcatcacCCCCCAAACGACCTCATCTTAGCTCATAA
- the LOC109675250 gene encoding serine/threonine-protein phosphatase 4 regulatory subunit 3B-like isoform X3 translates to MASRRHRVKVYVRDEDRKWSEIGIGQVSSRYIGRLHGVCLLVHSESDGLLIMQSKIHPNTCYQKQRGVLILWSEAENDSDGLALSFQDPAGCREIWEYICQVQGKDPSLEITQNVLDTSENNDEMPQSSNLIELPDCELNTLEQIENLFDSVSASPLRQERLALILENEDYVQKLLQLFHTCENQQNTEGLYHLHNIIKAILFLNKSHLLEEDEMFMFEVFAQLKDETTDDDKRLELLLFFKEICAFSQTLQPECKNALFQTLIQLEIISALKIVMSIDDVQIKLTATEILAYLVEYSPSTIQGFVMEEAQEGEGNEVIINVIIKQMICDTDPELGGDVNMMELLRSLLDPENMLTTPNECESSEFLNIFYKHCMHNLIAPLLSATSEGKGKENDPFETEKNKNSPNNYQTAQLLDLILELLTFCVEHHTHYIKNYILSKDLLRRVLMLMSSKHTILVCSVVRFVRKIIGLKDELYNCYIIKENLFETVVNTFLLNGTRYNMLNSAIIDIFEYIRVENIKPLVAHIVEKFYKAFESIEYVQTFKGLKIKYEEEKEKQNKIRENLHSIISSKIFCKCAKIMKVKKEMCLKGNTKELMPPMENELPDHSDEFIENKGTKESEDTADIPETTSSSDFRFSSCHLAAGGSNRMNSPQRSSMHVLVDYPDDDDEEEEEKEDKASPPKRPHLSS, encoded by the exons ATGGCCAGCAGGCGACACCGCGTCAAAGTCTATGTGAGAGACGAAGACCGGAAGTGGAGCGAAATTGGCATAGGACAAGTTTCATCTAGATACATTGGGCGACTCCACGGAGTGTGTCTACTTGTTCATTCTGAATCAGATGGGTTGTTGATTATGCAGTCCAAGATACATCCAAACACCTGCTATCAGAAACAAAGAGGGGTGTTAATTCTTTGGTCGGAAGCAGAAAATGACAGTGATGGTTTAGCACTAAGCTTCCAGGATCCAGCAGGCTGTCGAGAGATCTGGGAATATATATGTCAAGTCCAAGGTAAAGATCCAAGCTTGGAAATAACACAAAACGTTTTGGATACATCAGAAAACAATGATGAAATGCCACAAAGCAGTAATCTGATTGAGCTGCCTGACTGCGAACTCAATACACTCGAACAAATTGAGAATTTATTTGATTCCGTTTCTGCTTCTCCTCTCCGCCAGGAAAGGCTGGCTCTGATCTTGGAAAATGAGGATTATGTTCAAAAACTACTGCAACTGTTCCATACTTGTGAGAACCAACAGAACACTGAAGGATTATACCATTTGCATAACATTATTAAAGCAATATTATTTCTCAACAAGTCTCATCTACTTG AGGAGGATGAGATGTTTATGTTTGAAGTTTTTGCACAATTAAAGGATGAGACTACAGATGATGATAAACGACTTgaattgctattatttttcaaGGAAATCTGTGCATTTTCCCAGACTTTACAGCCTGAATGCAAGAATGCACTATTCCAAACATTGATACAACTAGAAATCATTTCTGCTCTTAAAATTGTAATGAGTATAGATGATGTCCAAATAAAGCTAACTGCTACAGAAATACTTGCTTATCTAGTAGAATATAGTCCATCTACCATCCAAGGATTTGTAATGGAAGAAGCCCAGGAGGGTGAAGGTAATGAAGTCATCATTAATGTAATAATCAAACAAATGATCTGTGACACTGATCCTGAGCTTGGAGGTGACGTTAATATGATGGAACTTCTTCGTTCTCTTCTTGATCCAGAAAACATGCTGACAACGCCTAATGAATGTGAAAGTAGTGAATTTCTAAATATCTTCTATAAACATTGCATGCATAACTTGATAGCGCCACTCTTGTCTGCCACTTCAGAAGGAAAAGGTAAAGAGAATGATCCATTtgaaactgagaaaaacaaaaatagcccCAATAATTATCAAACAGCACAGCTGCttgatttaattttagaattactCACATTTTGTGTAGAACATCACAcacattatattaaaaattatattttaagcaaAGACTTGTTAAGAAGAGTCTTGATGTTGATGAGTTCAAAACACACAATCCTGGTCTGTTCTGTGGTCCGCTTTGTGAGAAAGATAATAGGCCTTAAAGATGAactttacaattgttatatcatTAAGGAAAATCTTTTTGAGACAGTTGTAAATACTTTTCTGCTTAATGGAACTCGGTACAATATGTTAAATTCAGCTATTAttgatatatttgaatatataagaGTGGAAAACATCAAACCTCTTGTTGCACATATAGTTGAGAAGTTTTATAAGGCTTTTGAATCTATTGAATATGTTCAGACATTCAAaggattgaaaattaaatatgaagaagagaaagaaaaacaaaacaaaataagggaGAATTTGCACTCTATAATATCTagcaaaatattttgcaaatgtgCCAAAATCATGAAggtgaagaaagaaatgtgtcttaagggaaatacaaaagaattGATGCCACCAATGGAAAATGAGTTGCCAGATCATTCTGAtgaatttatagaaaataaaggaacaaaagaaagtgAAGACACTGCAGATATTCCTGAAACAACATCTTCGAGTGACTTCAGATTTTCTTCATGTCATCTTGCTGCTGGTGGTAGTAATAGAATGAATAGCCCCCAAAGAAGCAGTATGCATGTTTTAGTGGATTAtcctgatgatgatgatgaagaagaagaagaaaaagaagacaaagcatcacCCCCCAAACGACCTCATCTTAGCTCATAA